In Pseudoliparis swirei isolate HS2019 ecotype Mariana Trench chromosome 9, NWPU_hadal_v1, whole genome shotgun sequence, a genomic segment contains:
- the nr1h5 gene encoding nuclear receptor subfamily 1, group H, member 5, translating to MREWTELEMSFSAGGFLSASDGFCSTEQLQYYDMLADPLGYPLQDPDLQLLPCSQQQYSPANLSFSLYGSPPSSTSSPSSSSSSSQPCHPPYHYSPHCLEAPCDPSLEPHCGVLAQGFGLGALPLGRRTRVVSGGKGRGQEELCVVCGDKASGYHYNALTCEGCKGFFRRSVTKKAVYQCKSGGGCEMDMYMRRKCQDCRLKKCRAVGMLAECLLTEVQCQSKRLRKGGKVRGHKEEENTDNKRVSSTSRLPGQAPSASLTRDQKYLVDRMVEAHQLYTAQDSSHCRLLEWSCAEEGGGVSDAASSQLQRLLQFARMVPGFDLLDFPDQNSLLSISSLEVMFLLSAQQFSHNPTSPSPALQMFSMSSHNWLRNVASKENIHSGMMINSGGSEDLFGPVLNFFHSMAMLRVTEAEYALLTATALLCSDRASLQAASCVERMQELILDLLSRVCGAQAGAARGGPQRFGRLLGRLTELRTLRHNYLLLTQRHLGH from the exons ACATGCTGGCGGACCCTCTGGGCTACCCCCTTCAGGACCCTGACCTGCAGCTGCTCCCTTGCAGCCAGCAGCAGTACAGCCCCGCCAACCTGTCATTCTCCCTCTACGGCtctccgccctcctccacctcctctccgtcctcttcctcttcctcctcgcagCCCTGCCATCCTCCGTACCACTACAGCCCTCATTGCCTGGAGGCCCCCTGTGACCCCAGCCTGGAGCCCCACTGCGGGGTCCTGGCTCAGGGGTTCGGACTGGGCGCACTGCCGCTGGGGCGGAGGACGCGGGTGGTGTCGGGAGGGAAGGGCAGAGGTCAGGAGGagctgtgtgtggtgtgtggagaTAAAGCGTCGGGGTATCACTACAACGCTCTTACCTGTGAGGGATGCAAAG GCTTCTTTCGCCGTAGTGTGACTAAAAAGGCTGTGTATCAGTGTAAGAGTGGCGGTGGCTGTGAGATGGACATGTACATGAGGAGGAAGTGCCAAGACTGCCGGCTGAAGAAGTGCCGTGCTGTGGGGATGCTGGCTGAGT GCCTTCTGACCGAGGTGCAGTGCCAGTCCAAACGACTGAGGAAAGGCGGTAAGGTCAGAGGACACaaggaagaggagaacacagacaacaagaGGGTCAGCTCTACCAGCAGGCTACCCGGGCAG GCTCCGTCTGCCAGTTTAACCCGAGACCAGAAGTACCTCGTGGACCGGATGGTGGAGGCCCATCAGCTGTACACAGCACAGGACAGCAGCCACTGCAGG ttgCTTGAGTGGTCGTGTGCAGAAGAAGGGGGGGGCGTGTCCGACGCCGCGTCGTCACAACTGCAACGGCTGCTCCAGTTTGCCAGGATGGTGCCGG GGTTCGACCTCCTGGACTTTCCCGACCAGAACTCTCTCTTGTCCATCTCATCGCTGGAGGTCATGTTCCTGCTCTCAGCACAGCAGTTCTCCCACAACCCAACGAGCCCCAGTCcag CCCTGCAGATGTTCagcatgtcatcacacaactgGTTGAGAAATGTAGCGTCAAAGGAAAACATCCACAGTGGGATGATGATCAATTCAG GTGGAAGTGAGGATCTCTTCGGGCCGGTGCTCAACTTCTTCCACAGCATGGCGATGCTGCGAGTGACGGAGGCCGAATACGCGTTGCTCACGGCAACAGCTCTGCTCTGCTCAG ACCGTGCGTCCCTACAGGCTGCCAGCTGCGTTGAGAGAATGCAGGAGCTGATCCTGGACCTGCTGTCCAGGGTGTGTGGGGCCCAGGCCGGAGCTGCGCGAGGGGGCCCTCAGCGCTTCGGTCGCCTGCTGGGCCGCCTGACAGAGCTGCGGACGCTTCGCCACAACTACCTCCTGCTGACGCAGCGGCATCTCGGACACTGA
- the brpf3b gene encoding bromodomain and PHD finger-containing protein 3 has protein sequence MRKPRRKSQVATGDGADVRKSNGTAGGRRGARHRSLSPYSLKASPSRETLSYSQAQKVVEVELDGRLHRISILEPLAVITEDEMMAQDIIECNSNKENSEQTSPPTSSTKTVRKPITPRGRRKDSKCPSVKSPPPSKNHCPNSHPPSPEKFNESHHQHMTLPEPKFHVLETFTPVEAPPLPTAYYRYIERLAEEQEDEAEYDMDDEDTAWLEMVNAGRTTEGYSAVTPDYFELLVDRMEEEAYREARSRAPSQSAIDDDAFCCVCLDDECLNSNVILFCDSCNLAVHQECYGVPYIPEGQWLCRCCLQSPQKPVDCVLCPNRGGAFKQTSDGLWAHVVCAIWIPEVCFANTVFLEPVEGVTNIPPARWKLTCYLCKQKGRGASIQCHKANCYTAFHVTCAQRAGLFMKIDPVRETTVNGTTFSVKKTAFCEAHSPPGQEAVSDDGEGRVVGSRGRASRGRSAYTEGPRTPKKGRKSEDDAKSDKKKGKKGSESTEQHTASPQVTVPQIPTSRLNIICKGILFQRKKPFIHRLHNYWLLKRQSRNGVPLVRHLLSSVHIQRTTEPVWPEVDEKVSAAREALRYWQKLRHGLEKVRLLVELIRKREKLKREQVKVHQEVLEMKLTPVLVLLRSTLDQLQEKDTAQIFEEPVDIKEVPDYLEFISQPMDFSTMRAKLEGHVYHSVADLETDFNLMVSNCLLYNDKDTVFHRLALRLRDLGGAVLRHSQRQATNTGLDLSTGMHLSESPQKRDFYSCTWEDVDSVLDPDNRLHMTVEEQLKELLEKMDFVSSMRCSGARTRRIRLLRREINSIRYRQGQHHRSSLHNGHLNDDDDEEEEEEDDDKGAKADRGLSTSDKDELKSTSPPTLELTGPAPPPRHADAPLEPPTLRPITGAPRSPSWVCKRLKMDGDLPDLSAENMNCTKAREPPPPPPILHSEGQAVANGLSELGPPRPTPGGVGRRTSVLFKKAKNGAKLFRERDKPLLSGKEQQDNGSGDAPTAPSSAASTPSSTPLSTPSKTPQKSPGPPTLNDQWTPSRYMCSDSELDKMPHHTLESGLTNGFDKHKDGGSDSGYSPCPVLHKEMSSPPKRSLGKPALSKVPFLEIVNGDSDYAGIGRLMSVDGTALEALALVWAKCRGYPSFPALIIDPEMPEEGMLHNGVPIPVPPKEVLCLGEQRQEEANERLYLVLFFDNKRTWQWLPRDKVTALGVDDTADKLRIMEGRKSSVRKSVQVAYDRAMIHQSRVSHSHGFVASNYL, from the exons ATGAGGAAGCCACGTCGAAAAAGCCAGGTGGCCACAGGGGATGGAGCTGATGTCAGGAAGTCCAATGGGACGGCCGGCGGGCGTAGAGGTGCCCGCCATCGATCCCTATCCCCTTACAGCCTCAAAGCGTCTCCAAGCAGAGAAACCCTGTCTTACTCCCAGGCCCAGAAGGTGGTCGAGGTGGAACTGGATGGTAGGCTTCATCGCATTTCTATTCTGGAACCCTTGGCGGTCATTACTGAGGATGAGATGATGGCTCAGGACATTATTGAGTGTAACAGCAACAAGGAGAACAGTGAGCAGACATCAcctcccaccagcagcaccaAAACGGTTCGCAAACCCATCACACCCCGGGGCCGCAGGAAAGACTCTAAATGCCCCTCTGTCAAGTCGCCACCGCCTTCcaagaaccactgccccaatTCTCACCCACCATCCCCTGAAAAGTTTAACGAATCACACCATCAGCACATGACCCTACCTGAACCTAAGTTCCACGTGTTGGAGACCTTCACGCCGGTCGAGGCGCCTCCTCTGCCCACGGCGTATTACCGTTACATTGAGCGGTTAGCCGAGGAGCAGGAAGATGAGGCTGAATACGACATGGATGACGAGGACACCGCCTGGCTGGAGATGGTCAATGCCGGCCGGACGACAGAGGGTTACTCGGCGGTCACGCCAGACTACTTTGAGCTGCTGGTCGAccggatggaggaggaggcgtaCCGGGAAGCCCGCAGCCGGGCGCCCTCTCAGAGCGCTATTGACGACGATGCCTTCTGCTGCGTGTGCCTGGATGACGAGTGCCTCAACAGCAATGTCATCCTCTTCTGCGACTCCTGCAACCTGGCCGTCCATCAGGAGTGTTACGGGGTCCCCTACATCCCCGAGGGCCAGTGGCTGTGCCGCTGCTGCCTTCAGTCCCCTCAGAAGCCAGTCGACTGTGTCCTATGTCCGAACCGCGGCGGCGCTTTCAAACAAACGAGCGACGGCCTCTGGGCACATGTGGTCTGTGCCATCTGGATCCCGGAGGTCTGCTTCGCCAACACAGTGTTTCTGGAACCAGTGGAAGGGGTCACGAACATCCCGCCGGCACGCTGGAAACTGACTTGCTACCTGTGCAAGCAGAAGGGCCGCGGCGCATCGATCCAGTGCCACAAGGCCAACTGTTACACCGCGTTCCACGTCACGTGTGCTCAGCGCGCCGGCCTGTTCATGAAGATCGATCCCGTGCGAGAGACGACCGTCAACGGGACGACGTTCTCTGTTAAAAAGACGGCGTTCTGCGAGGCCCATTCGCCACCGGGACAAGAGGCCGTTTCAGATGACGGTGAAGGGCGAGTGGTGGGCAGCAGAGGGAGGGCGAGCAGAGGGCGGAGCGCCTACACAGAGGGCCCGAGAACACCGAAAAAAGGCCGGAAGTCTGAAGACGATGCCAAGTCGGAtaaaaagaaagggaagaagggCTCCGAGTCGACAGAACAACACACCGCTTCACCACAAGTGACAGTGCCTCAGATACCCACAAGCAG GCTGAACATCATCTGCAAAGGAATCCTCTTTCAGAGAAAAAAACCGTTCATACATCGGCTGCATAATTACTGGTTACTGAAGCGTCAGTCGAGGAACGGCGTGCCGCTGGTCCGGCATCTGCTCTCTAGCGTCCATATCCAAAGGACTACCGAACCGGTCTGG CCCGAGGTGGACGAGAAGGTTTCTGCCGCAAGAGAAGCGCTGAGATATTGGCAGAAGCTGCGGCATGGTCTGGAGAAAGTGCGGCTTTTGGTGGAGCTCATCCGCAAGAGGGAGAAACTCAAACGAGAGCAG GTCAAAGTTCACCAGGAGGTTCTGGAGATGAAGTTGACCCCAGTGTTGGTGCTGCTCcgctccactctggaccaactaCAGGAGAAGGACACGGCCCAGATCTTTGAAGAGCCGGTCGACATCAAAGAG GTCCCCGACTACCTGGAGTTCATCAGCCAGCCCATGGACTTCTCCACGATGCGCGCGAAGCTGGAGGGTCACGTCTACCACTCGGTGGCTGACCTGGAGACCGACTTCAACCTGATGGTGTCCAACTGCCTCCTCTACAACGACAAGGACACGGTCTTCCACCGGTTGGCGCTGCGTCTGAGAGACTTGGGGGGCGCCGTGCTGCGCCATTCGCAACGCCAAGCCACCAACACCGGCCTGGACCTGAGCACTGGCATGCACCTCTCGGAGTCGCCGCAGAAACGAGACTTTTACAGCTGCACCTGGGAGGACG TTGACAGTGTGCTGGATCCAGACAACCGGCTCCACATGAcggtggaggagcagctgaaggagctgtTGGAGAAGATGGACTTTGTCTCCTCCATGCGATGCAGCGGCGCCCGGACCCGACGCATCCGCCTGCTTCGCCGCGAGATCAACAGCATCCGCTACAGGCAGGGCCAGCACCACCGCTCCAGCCTCCACAACGGACACCTGaatgacgacgacgacgaggaggaagaggaggaagatgacgacAAAGGTGCCAAGGCCGACCGCGGCCTGTCGACCTCGGACAAAG atGAACTCAAATCCACTTCGCCCCCGACACTGGAGCTGACCGGGCCGGCCCCTCCTCCGCGACACGCCGACGCCCCCCTGGAACCTCCCACGCTGCGGCCAATCACAGGGGCGCCCCGGTCCCCCAGCTGGGTCTGCAAGCGCCTGAAGATGGACGGCGACCTCCCGGACCTCAGCGCGGAGAACATGAATTGCACTAAAGCAcgggagccgccgccgccgccccccatTTTGCACAGCGAAGGACAGGCGGTGGCCAACGGCCTGTCGGAGCTCGGCCCCCCGCGGCCCACCCCCGGGGGAGTTGGACGACGGACCTCCGTATTGTTCAAAAAGGCGAAGAATGGAGCCAAGCTGTTCAGAGAGAGGGACAAACCTTTGCTGAGCGGAAAGGAGCAGCAGGACAACGGTTCCGGCGACGCCCCGACGGCACCCAGCTCCGCAGCCAGCACCCCGTCCTCGACACCTTTATCCACTCCGTCTAAGACCCCGCAGAAAAGTCCCGGACCCCCCACCCTCAATGATCAGTGGACCCCCAGTCGATACATGTGCTCAGACAGTGAGCTGGACAAGATGCCACATCATACACTGGAAAGTG GCCTGACCAACGGCTTCGACAAGCACAAAGACGGCGGGTCCGACTCCGGATACAGCCCGTGTCCGGTCCTGCACAAAGAAAT GAGCTCGCCGCCCAAACGAAGCCTCGGGAAACCAGCTCTTTCCAAAGTTCCCTTTCTGGAGATCGTCAATGGAGACTCTGATTATGCTG GCATCGGACGTCTAATGTCTGTGGACGGGACGGCGCTGGAGGCCCTAGCGCTCGTGTGGGCCAAGTGTCGGGGATATCCCTCCTTCCCTGCTCTG ATCATCGACCCGGAGATGCCAGAGGAGGGCATGCTGCACAACGGGGTCCCCATCCCTGTCCCGCCCAAAGAGGTGCTCTGTCTGGGGGAgcagaggcaggaggaggcCAATGAGAGGCTCTACCTGGTGCTCTTCTTTGACAACAAGCGGACATG GCAGTGGCTCCCACGGGACAAAGTGACCGCCTTGGGTGTCGACGACACGGCGGACAAGCTGCGCATCATGGAGGGTCGCAAGTCCAGCGTCCGCAAGTCTGTCCAGGTGGCGTACGACCGCGccatgatccaccagagccgaGTCAGCCACAGCCACGGCTTTGTCGCCTCCAACTACCTGTAG